Proteins encoded by one window of Candidatus Mesenet endosymbiont of Phosphuga atrata:
- a CDS encoding DedA family protein, whose amino-acid sequence MNNIEAYRLLFTDSLISSLILPLNEPFIFKAMLYFNTYNHFLMLVTATMGSCIGGVINWCLGRLMVYIRLKYNKTNKIFNYYKSVIICLIIFLAWVPIFGSLITVVSGRLKLNLYYLIPSLLISYASYFLYLIFYTI is encoded by the coding sequence ATGAATAATATAGAAGCTTATCGTCTTTTATTCACTGACAGTTTAATTTCATCTTTAATTTTGCCATTGAATGAACCGTTTATATTTAAAGCAATGCTTTATTTTAATACTTATAATCATTTTTTAATGCTAGTTACAGCAACAATGGGATCCTGCATAGGAGGAGTAATTAACTGGTGTCTAGGGAGGTTAATGGTTTATATTAGGTTAAAATACAATAAAACTAACAAAATATTTAACTATTATAAAAGCGTGATTATATGTCTGATTATATTTTTAGCTTGGGTACCAATTTTTGGAAGTTTAATAACAGTTGTCTCTGGCCGCCTTAAGCTCAACTTATATTACTTAATTCCATCTTTACTTATCTCTTATGCTTCTTATTTCCTTTACCTAATATTTTATACAATTTAG
- a CDS encoding SurA N-terminal domain-containing protein, with the protein MNKLVIIFLSLSCIFTSVFASVKTVATVNGELISSLDVEKRILSMEHLGIKTDQKQVLQSLIDEVLIENQAKKLKISVSNNELNDEIPLFFKRFKLNYDESIKQVKNNDIDYDSIIKQIKSQLLWSKISELKILSFINISNEEVNNIAQQIDRASVIINALEILIPNKSNSSYNTAVNIVQKLRNNESLEAIVKDYTEFSVSVQKEALSIMQLPSKLQNILGSLNVDDISDPIAVDGAYLVVKVTDKIKFDPSLLDATLSLKQIYLLNNQESFKEYYEKLDDLKSQKVDCLMFDRVVENLGLPKVEKIEVKMGELAPYMQAPLQKLQVGEIIDIKDNKGNLRLIMLCNIQKKYVDQREWIKQKIYEQKVSMQSAIYFDNMRKNATIVFS; encoded by the coding sequence ATGAATAAGTTAGTAATCATCTTTCTCTCACTATCCTGTATATTTACAAGTGTATTTGCTTCAGTTAAAACCGTTGCTACTGTTAATGGAGAGTTAATTTCAAGTCTGGATGTTGAGAAACGTATATTATCTATGGAGCATCTTGGTATCAAAACAGATCAAAAGCAAGTTTTACAAAGCTTAATAGATGAAGTATTAATTGAAAATCAGGCAAAAAAACTTAAAATCTCTGTCAGTAACAATGAATTAAATGATGAAATTCCCTTATTTTTTAAAAGATTTAAGCTAAATTATGATGAATCTATAAAGCAAGTTAAAAATAATGATATAGATTATGATTCAATAATAAAGCAGATAAAATCCCAACTATTGTGGAGTAAAATCTCTGAATTAAAGATATTGTCTTTTATCAATATTAGTAATGAGGAAGTAAACAATATTGCACAACAAATAGATAGAGCAAGTGTGATTATTAATGCTTTAGAAATACTAATACCTAATAAATCTAATAGTTCATATAACACCGCTGTTAACATAGTTCAAAAATTACGTAATAATGAAAGCCTTGAGGCAATTGTAAAAGATTATACTGAGTTCTCAGTATCTGTACAAAAAGAAGCGTTAAGTATAATGCAGTTGCCTTCTAAGTTACAAAATATACTAGGAAGCTTAAATGTTGATGATATTAGCGATCCAATTGCTGTAGATGGTGCATACTTAGTAGTAAAAGTTACTGATAAAATAAAATTTGATCCATCACTGCTAGATGCGACTTTAAGCTTAAAGCAAATTTATCTATTAAATAACCAGGAAAGTTTTAAGGAATATTATGAAAAGCTAGATGATCTAAAAAGTCAGAAAGTGGACTGTTTAATGTTTGATAGAGTGGTAGAAAATTTAGGGTTACCAAAAGTAGAAAAAATTGAGGTAAAAATGGGGGAACTAGCTCCTTATATGCAAGCTCCTTTACAGAAGTTACAAGTAGGAGAGATAATAGATATTAAGGATAATAAAGGCAATCTAAGATTAATAATGCTGTGCAATATACAAAAAAAATATGTAGATCAGCGTGAATGGATAAAACAGAAGATTTATGAACAAAAAGTCTCAATGCAAAGTGCTATATATTTTGATAATATGCGAAAAAATGCTACTATAGTATTCAGCTAA
- the nuoF gene encoding NADH-quinone oxidoreductase subunit NuoF, translated as MLKEEDRIFTNLNGKESPFLSAAKKRGAWQQTKKFLELSPEDIINEIKKSGLRGRGGAGFPTALKWSFMPKEKSDDKPSYLVVNADESEPGTCKDRDIIRHEPHKLIEGTLLASKAIGASVAYIYIRGEFYNEYQVLKKALDEAYKAGLVGKNACDSGYDLDIFIHRGAGAYICGEETAQLESIEGKKGMPRLKPPFPAASGLFGCPTTINNVETIAVVPDILTRGGDWFASLGKPNNTGTKVFCISGHVNKPCNVEEEMGISLREMIEKHAGGVRGGWDNLLAVIPGGSSVPLIPKSICDTIEMDFDSLRTVQSGLGTAAVTVMDKSTDIIQAIERLSHFYMHESCGQCSPCREGTGWMWRVMKRMVKGDSTTEEIDKLLDIASQVEGHTICALGDAAAWPIQGLVRHFRHVIEDRIKTFHLA; from the coding sequence ATGCTAAAAGAAGAAGATAGAATATTTACTAACTTAAATGGCAAAGAAAGTCCATTTTTAAGCGCTGCCAAAAAGCGTGGTGCTTGGCAGCAAACAAAAAAGTTTTTGGAGCTAAGTCCAGAAGATATCATAAATGAAATAAAAAAATCTGGATTGCGAGGCAGAGGAGGAGCTGGGTTTCCAACAGCTTTAAAATGGAGCTTTATGCCTAAAGAAAAATCAGATGATAAACCATCTTATCTGGTGGTAAATGCTGATGAATCTGAGCCAGGAACATGCAAGGATAGAGATATTATAAGGCATGAGCCGCATAAGTTAATAGAAGGAACATTACTTGCAAGCAAAGCAATAGGTGCATCTGTTGCATATATATATATTAGAGGCGAATTTTATAACGAGTATCAAGTATTAAAAAAAGCATTAGATGAAGCGTATAAAGCTGGACTAGTTGGCAAAAACGCTTGTGATTCAGGTTATGATCTAGATATTTTTATTCACAGAGGAGCTGGTGCTTATATATGTGGCGAAGAAACTGCTCAGCTTGAATCTATTGAAGGAAAAAAAGGCATGCCACGCCTTAAACCACCATTTCCTGCTGCTTCTGGGTTATTTGGCTGTCCCACTACAATAAATAATGTTGAGACTATCGCTGTTGTACCAGACATTTTAACACGTGGCGGTGACTGGTTTGCATCTTTAGGTAAGCCAAATAATACAGGTACTAAAGTGTTTTGTATCTCTGGGCATGTAAACAAGCCTTGTAACGTTGAAGAAGAAATGGGAATATCACTGCGAGAGATGATCGAAAAACATGCAGGTGGAGTACGTGGTGGTTGGGATAACTTACTTGCTGTAATACCTGGTGGATCTTCCGTACCTCTTATTCCTAAGTCAATATGTGATACTATAGAAATGGATTTTGATTCCTTAAGAACTGTACAATCTGGTCTTGGCACTGCAGCGGTTACAGTTATGGATAAATCTACAGACATTATTCAAGCGATAGAGAGGCTTTCTCATTTTTATATGCATGAGTCTTGTGGGCAATGCAGCCCTTGTCGAGAAGGTACAGGTTGGATGTGGAGAGTTATGAAGAGAATGGTTAAAGGTGACTCAACTACTGAAGAGATAGATAAATTACTAGATATTGCTAGCCAAGTAGAAGGGCATACTATATGTGCGCTTGGCGATGCAGCAGCATGGCCTATACAAGGGTTAGTTAGGCACTTTCGCCATGTTATAGAGGATAGGATAAAAACTTTTCACTTAGCTTAA
- a CDS encoding protocatechuate 3,4-dioxygenase, which translates to MKYYRLFFICFLLYGRVLFASNFAETKCTETPESYDLENKPEEFNSSNNLRRKAGSADIAKGELIYIRGKVTDINCVPVQNAVVFIWQADANGIYQNIKDASNADPNFLGSGKYITNNMGYYNFITVMPGNYQNINFLIQHPDFAELHTKMFFSDNSKSEDFIEQLAAPYTVDKNGIKTYRFNIVLGGHNKYITY; encoded by the coding sequence ATGAAATATTATAGGTTATTTTTTATCTGCTTTCTACTATATGGTAGAGTTTTATTTGCGTCAAATTTTGCTGAAACGAAATGCACTGAAACTCCTGAGAGTTATGACTTAGAAAACAAGCCGGAAGAGTTTAATTCATCAAATAATTTAAGACGTAAAGCTGGCTCTGCAGATATAGCTAAAGGGGAGTTAATATATATAAGAGGAAAAGTAACAGACATAAATTGTGTGCCAGTACAAAATGCAGTGGTATTTATATGGCAAGCTGATGCGAATGGAATTTATCAAAACATAAAAGATGCAAGTAATGCTGACCCAAATTTTTTAGGTTCAGGAAAATATATTACAAATAATATGGGCTATTATAATTTTATTACTGTCATGCCAGGTAATTATCAAAATATTAATTTCCTTATACAACATCCTGATTTTGCTGAATTACATACAAAAATGTTTTTCTCTGATAACTCAAAATCAGAAGATTTCATAGAGCAGCTTGCAGCTCCTTACACAGTAGACAAAAATGGCATAAAAACATATAGGTTCAATATTGTCCTTGGGGGGCATAATAAGTATATAACTTATTAG
- the dnaA gene encoding chromosomal replication initiator protein DnaA, whose amino-acid sequence MNLTSPKVASVFCDHIIAIDDCNNIWERIQNQLRKLYGEAIFNSWIGFLKFISNNNGEVLLSAPTRFIKEWISIHYIDKILSLWQSEDNTIRSLDVRVIKEESNVVDKEGYKTITTSYDNLSSPLDPRFTFDNFVVGKPNELAFTAAKRIAESSASILGSNPLFLYGGVGLGKTHLMHAIAWHIVNSSSKRKVVYLSAEKFMYQYITALRNRDIMVFKEQFRSTDVLMIDDVQFISGKDSTQEEFFHTFNALIDQNKQLVISADRSPSSLNGVEDRIKSRLGWGLVADINDTTFELRLGILQSKVENMEADIPDGVLEFLAKNIKSNVRELEGALNKVMAHSLLNGKNITIELANDTLSDLLRSNYKTISIDEIQKKVSEFFKIKLSDIYSIKRTRNLSRPRQVAMYLAKILTQKSLPDIGRSFGGRDHTTIIHAVRQIENLIKTDVNLANDVNLLIKMLR is encoded by the coding sequence ATGAATTTAACTAGCCCTAAAGTTGCAAGTGTATTCTGTGACCACATTATTGCCATTGATGATTGCAATAACATTTGGGAAAGGATACAAAATCAACTTCGTAAGCTTTATGGGGAGGCTATTTTTAATAGTTGGATTGGCTTTTTAAAATTCATCAGTAATAACAATGGAGAAGTGTTACTTTCAGCTCCAACTAGATTTATTAAGGAATGGATATCGATACATTATATAGATAAAATACTATCTCTATGGCAGAGTGAAGATAATACCATACGTTCACTTGATGTTCGAGTTATTAAGGAAGAGAGTAATGTTGTAGATAAGGAAGGCTATAAAACCATTACTACTAGTTATGATAATTTATCTTCTCCATTAGATCCAAGATTTACTTTTGATAATTTTGTTGTTGGCAAGCCAAATGAGCTTGCGTTCACTGCAGCAAAGCGTATTGCTGAATCTTCTGCTTCTATTCTTGGAAGTAATCCTTTGTTCTTATATGGTGGTGTAGGGCTGGGTAAAACACATCTAATGCATGCTATTGCATGGCATATTGTTAATTCTTCAAGTAAAAGAAAGGTAGTGTATTTATCAGCAGAAAAATTTATGTACCAATACATAACAGCATTAAGAAATAGGGATATCATGGTGTTTAAGGAGCAATTTCGCTCAACTGATGTGCTTATGATAGATGATGTACAATTCATCAGTGGTAAAGACAGTACTCAAGAAGAATTCTTTCATACTTTTAATGCATTAATTGATCAAAACAAACAGTTGGTAATTTCCGCTGATAGATCGCCAAGTAGCTTAAATGGAGTTGAGGATAGAATAAAGTCACGTTTAGGGTGGGGATTGGTAGCAGACATTAATGACACAACTTTTGAGCTTAGGTTAGGAATATTACAGTCTAAAGTAGAAAATATGGAAGCTGATATTCCTGATGGGGTGCTTGAATTTTTAGCAAAAAATATAAAGTCTAATGTTAGGGAGCTAGAAGGAGCATTAAACAAGGTTATGGCTCACTCTTTATTAAATGGTAAAAATATAACTATAGAATTAGCTAATGATACTCTATCGGATCTTTTACGTTCAAATTACAAAACGATCTCAATTGATGAAATACAGAAAAAAGTATCTGAGTTTTTCAAGATAAAATTGTCAGATATATATTCAATCAAAAGAACTCGCAATCTATCTAGACCAAGACAAGTTGCAATGTACTTAGCAAAGATACTAACACAGAAAAGCTTACCTGATATTGGTAGAAGTTTTGGTGGTAGAGACCATACAACTATCATTCATGCGGTAAGACAAATAGAGAATTTAATAAAAACTGACGTGAATCTTGCAAATGATGTTAATTTATTAATTAAAATGTTAAGATAA
- a CDS encoding peroxiredoxin: protein MNLVTRSALDFTAPAVMADGEIIDNFCFSEQVKGKYAVLFFYPLDFTFVCPTELIALNNKISEFTHREVEVIGISVDSKFSHHHWRKAPITEGGIGKINYSLVSDIKKSISRDYEVLHDDAIALRATFIIDDKFVVRHQSINDLPLGRNIDEIVRIIDAIKHHEEHGEVCPANWKEGKAAMQASSEGVCDYLTSHSEEL, encoded by the coding sequence ATGAATCTTGTTACTAGATCAGCATTGGATTTTACTGCACCAGCAGTAATGGCAGATGGAGAAATAATAGATAATTTTTGTTTTAGTGAACAAGTAAAGGGGAAATATGCTGTTCTCTTTTTCTATCCACTAGACTTTACTTTTGTCTGCCCAACTGAACTGATCGCACTTAATAATAAGATTAGTGAATTTACGCATCGTGAAGTGGAAGTTATTGGTATTAGTGTGGATTCAAAATTTTCACATCATCATTGGCGTAAGGCACCTATTACCGAAGGAGGAATAGGGAAAATTAATTATTCTTTAGTTTCTGACATAAAAAAATCCATATCACGCGATTATGAAGTACTGCATGACGATGCAATAGCGCTGCGAGCAACTTTTATAATTGATGATAAGTTTGTGGTGCGTCACCAATCGATAAATGATCTACCTTTGGGTCGTAATATTGATGAGATTGTAAGAATAATTGATGCAATCAAGCACCATGAAGAGCATGGAGAAGTTTGCCCTGCCAACTGGAAAGAAGGTAAAGCTGCTATGCAGGCAAGCAGTGAAGGAGTATGTGATTACTTAACTTCACATAGTGAGGAGCTATAA